A single genomic interval of Bradyrhizobium sp. sBnM-33 harbors:
- a CDS encoding TIGR01459 family HAD-type hydrolase has translation MTSLRFVERLRDLVDGVEVILSDIWGVVHNGLESFPEACEALHTYRQRGGIVILITNAPRPADSVQRQLRKLGVPDETYDAIVSSGDLTRHFVADHPGKKIFWVGPERDSSIHRGLDAALGPLEQADYIICTGLFDDETESAEDYRAMLLQARERKLPLVCANPDIVVERGDRLIYCAGAIAELYRELGGEVVFYGKPHRPIYERAMALAAERRGRPTSLDRVLAIGDSVRTDLTGALGFGIDCLFVTRGIHSEEFEGIDQLDPASVKELFGHPPRALMRELRW, from the coding sequence ATGACCTCATTGCGCTTCGTCGAGCGGCTACGCGACCTCGTGGACGGGGTCGAGGTCATCCTCTCCGATATCTGGGGCGTGGTGCATAACGGGCTCGAGTCCTTCCCCGAAGCCTGCGAGGCGCTGCACACCTATCGCCAGCGCGGTGGCATCGTCATCCTGATCACCAACGCGCCGCGGCCGGCCGATTCCGTGCAGCGGCAATTACGCAAGCTCGGCGTCCCCGACGAAACCTACGACGCCATCGTCAGTTCCGGCGACCTGACCCGGCACTTCGTCGCCGATCACCCCGGCAAGAAGATATTCTGGGTCGGTCCGGAACGTGATTCTTCGATTCACCGCGGGCTCGATGCCGCGCTGGGACCGCTGGAGCAGGCCGACTACATCATCTGCACCGGTCTGTTCGACGACGAAACCGAATCGGCGGAAGACTATCGCGCGATGCTGCTGCAGGCGCGCGAGCGCAAGCTGCCGCTGGTCTGCGCCAACCCCGACATCGTGGTCGAACGCGGCGACCGGCTGATCTATTGCGCGGGCGCCATTGCCGAACTCTATCGCGAACTCGGCGGCGAAGTGGTTTTCTACGGCAAGCCGCACCGGCCGATCTACGAGCGCGCCATGGCGCTCGCCGCTGAGCGGCGCGGCCGGCCGACCTCGCTCGACCGCGTGCTGGCGATAGGAGATTCGGTTCGGACCGACCTCACCGGCGCGCTCGGCTTCGGGATCGACTGCCTGTTCGTGACCCGCGGCATCCATTCCGAAGAATTCGAGGGCATCGACCAGCTCGACCCGGCCTCGGTAAAAGAGCTGTTCGGTCACCCGCCCCGCGCCTTGATGCGGGAGCTGCGCTGGTAG
- a CDS encoding response regulator produces the protein MAVDLSMPVLVVDDYSTMIRIIRNLLKQLGFDNIDDASDGSAALNKMRGKKYGLVISDWNMEPMTGYDLLKEVRADPNLATTPFIMITAESKTENVIAAKKAGVNNYIVKPFNAATLKTKIEAVFPDMATA, from the coding sequence ATGGCGGTTGATTTGTCCATGCCGGTTCTGGTGGTTGATGACTACAGCACCATGATCCGCATCATCCGAAATCTTTTGAAGCAGCTCGGCTTCGACAACATCGACGATGCCAGCGACGGCTCGGCCGCGCTGAACAAGATGCGCGGCAAGAAGTACGGACTGGTGATCTCGGACTGGAACATGGAGCCGATGACCGGCTACGACCTGCTCAAGGAAGTCCGCGCCGACCCGAACCTCGCCACCACGCCCTTCATCATGATCACAGCGGAATCCAAGACCGAGAACGTGATCGCCGCCAAGAAGGCCGGCGTGAACAACTACATCGTCAAGCCGTTCAACGCGGCTACGCTGAAGACCAAGATCGAGGCGGTCTTCCCGGACATGGCGACGGCGTAA
- a CDS encoding bifunctional riboflavin kinase/FAD synthetase produces the protein MTTGFTVIRDTTPAADIPRGAVVAMGNFDGVHLGHRAVIDAALRMARAHGKPALAVTFEPHPRSFFSPNSPQFRLSDETNKLRLLAGTGLDGTVVMTFDKARAGTSAQDFIHHDLIGRLGVSGIAVGYDFHFGKGRAGSPSLLVSEGPRLGIEVDVQAHVDIDERPVSSSAIRMALAEGQIDEATAMLGGPWFVSGAVIHGEKRGRDLGYPTANIRLDKNCNLKHGIYAVRVGRGQGKDHERFDAVASFGRRPTFDNGAPLLEVFLFDFKGDLYGTVLDVAFIGFIRDELKFDSIDALIRQMDDDSARARARLAAAPDAFPRLGVIS, from the coding sequence ATGACAACTGGTTTTACCGTTATCCGAGACACCACCCCTGCCGCCGACATCCCCCGCGGGGCGGTGGTCGCCATGGGTAATTTCGACGGCGTCCATCTAGGCCACCGGGCCGTGATCGACGCGGCCTTACGGATGGCCCGCGCCCACGGCAAGCCGGCCCTTGCGGTCACTTTCGAGCCGCATCCGCGCAGCTTTTTTAGCCCAAACAGCCCCCAGTTCCGCCTCTCTGACGAGACCAACAAGCTGCGGCTCTTGGCCGGAACGGGGCTAGACGGCACCGTCGTGATGACCTTCGACAAGGCCCGCGCCGGAACCTCGGCGCAAGATTTCATTCACCATGACCTGATCGGGCGGCTCGGCGTCAGCGGCATTGCCGTCGGCTACGACTTTCATTTCGGCAAGGGCCGGGCCGGCTCGCCGAGCCTTTTGGTCAGCGAGGGGCCGCGGCTCGGCATAGAGGTCGACGTCCAGGCCCATGTCGATATCGACGAGCGGCCAGTGTCCTCCAGCGCGATCCGCATGGCGCTGGCGGAGGGCCAGATCGATGAAGCCACCGCCATGCTGGGCGGGCCGTGGTTCGTCAGCGGCGCGGTGATCCATGGCGAGAAGCGCGGCCGTGACCTCGGATACCCTACCGCCAACATCCGCCTCGACAAGAATTGCAACCTCAAGCATGGCATCTACGCCGTGCGGGTCGGCCGCGGGCAAGGAAAGGATCATGAGCGCTTCGACGCGGTCGCAAGCTTCGGCCGCCGCCCGACTTTCGACAACGGCGCACCGCTGCTGGAAGTGTTCCTGTTCGACTTCAAGGGCGACCTCTATGGCACGGTGCTTGACGTCGCCTTCATCGGCTTCATCCGGGACGAACTTAAATTCGACTCGATCGACGCGTTGATCCGGCAGATGGACGACGACAGCGCGCGCGCCCGCGCGCGGCTGGCCGCCGCGCCCGATGCGTTTCCGAGGCTCGGAGTGATCAGTTGA
- a CDS encoding sugar O-acetyltransferase, with protein MSKTEKQKMLAGELYRPGDPELQADAAANKTWLARYNAALAAPVSERHALLSAHFGRVGTGAVIRPPFFCDYGYNIRLGDEVFLNFNCVILDVVEVTIGDRTQIGPATQIYAADHPRDPETRRTGLEFGRPVRIGSDVWIGGGAIILPGVTIGDGAVIGAGSVVTRDVAAGQIVAGNPARPRPG; from the coding sequence TTGAGCAAGACCGAAAAACAGAAGATGCTGGCCGGCGAGCTCTATCGCCCCGGCGATCCGGAACTGCAGGCGGATGCCGCCGCCAACAAGACCTGGCTCGCGCGCTACAATGCGGCGCTGGCTGCGCCAGTGTCCGAGCGGCATGCACTGTTATCGGCCCATTTCGGCCGCGTCGGGACTGGTGCGGTGATCCGTCCACCATTCTTTTGCGACTATGGCTATAATATCCGGCTCGGCGACGAAGTGTTTCTCAACTTCAACTGCGTCATCCTCGACGTGGTCGAAGTCACGATCGGTGACCGCACCCAGATCGGACCCGCGACACAAATCTACGCCGCCGATCACCCGCGCGACCCCGAGACGCGGCGAACCGGCCTCGAATTCGGCCGCCCGGTGCGGATCGGCAGCGACGTCTGGATCGGCGGCGGCGCCATCATCCTGCCCGGTGTCACGATCGGAGACGGCGCGGTGATCGGCGCCGGCAGCGTGGTGACGCGTGATGTCGCAGCGGGCCAGATCGTGGCCGGCAACCCTGCCCGGCCGCGTCCGGGGTAA
- the lspA gene encoding signal peptidase II, giving the protein MTPHLRAGAIAAVATLVIDQASKLWLLYVFDLAHRGAVRVTPFFDLVLAWNLGISFGWFQSDNQFAQLALMAIKAIAVIVLGIWMARSSTLLATLALGLIIGGAIGNGIDRFVHGAVVDFALFHIEIGGKTFNWYVFNLADVAIVAGVAGLLYDSFFGVPAAKAP; this is encoded by the coding sequence GTGACCCCTCACCTTCGCGCCGGCGCCATTGCCGCGGTCGCGACGCTGGTGATCGACCAGGCCTCGAAGCTTTGGCTGCTCTACGTCTTCGACCTCGCCCATCGCGGCGCGGTCAGGGTCACGCCGTTCTTCGACCTCGTGCTGGCCTGGAATCTCGGGATCAGCTTTGGCTGGTTCCAGAGCGATAACCAGTTCGCCCAGCTCGCGCTGATGGCGATCAAGGCGATTGCGGTGATCGTGCTGGGGATCTGGATGGCGCGCTCCAGCACGCTTCTGGCGACGCTGGCGCTCGGCCTGATCATCGGCGGTGCGATCGGCAACGGCATTGACCGATTCGTGCACGGCGCGGTGGTCGATTTCGCCCTGTTCCACATCGAGATCGGGGGAAAAACCTTCAATTGGTACGTGTTTAATCTTGCGGATGTGGCCATTGTTGCCGGGGTAGCGGGCCTATTGTATGACTCCTTCTTCGGGGTACCCGCCGCAAAAGCGCCCTGA
- a CDS encoding M16 family metallopeptidase, with protein MMSSHRLAVSLAIALISTFAFSAGSAFAQTTVTSERPASFTLDNGLQVVVIPDHRTPVVTQMIWYKVGSADETPGKSGLAHFLEHLMFKGTAKHPAGEFSQTVLRIGGNENAFTSLDYTGYFQRVPREQLAKMMEFEADRMTGLILKDENVLPERDVVLEEFNMRVANNPDARLTEQIMAALYLNHPYGRPVIGWRQEIEKLDREDALAFYKRFYAPNNAILVIAGDVDAKEVRPMVEKAYGGIPAQPAIAAQRIRPQEPVPAAPRTVTLSDPRVEQTSLRRYYLVPSSATAAAGESPALDVLAQLMGGGSNSYLYRALVIDRQLAISAGAGYQGTALDPSQFSISVSPKPGVEFSQIEQVIDGVIAEVIQNPARAEDLERVKTQLIAEAIYAQDNQATLARWYGGALTTGLSIDDIRSWPDRIRAVTAEQVRDAAQKWLDKKRSVTGYLIKDTAQKREEKRS; from the coding sequence ATGATGTCCTCACACCGTCTTGCCGTTTCTCTCGCTATAGCCCTCATCTCGACGTTCGCTTTCTCCGCCGGCAGCGCATTCGCCCAGACCACGGTCACGTCGGAACGACCGGCCAGCTTCACCCTCGACAACGGCCTGCAAGTCGTCGTGATCCCGGATCACCGCACGCCCGTCGTCACGCAGATGATCTGGTACAAGGTCGGCTCCGCCGACGAGACGCCGGGCAAATCGGGGCTGGCGCACTTCCTCGAACATCTGATGTTCAAGGGGACGGCCAAACATCCCGCCGGTGAATTCTCCCAGACAGTGCTGCGGATCGGCGGCAACGAGAACGCCTTCACTTCGCTCGACTACACCGGCTATTTCCAGCGCGTGCCGCGCGAGCAGTTGGCGAAAATGATGGAGTTCGAGGCCGACCGCATGACCGGCCTCATCCTTAAGGATGAGAACGTACTTCCCGAGCGCGATGTCGTGCTCGAGGAATTCAACATGCGCGTCGCCAACAATCCGGACGCCCGGCTCACCGAACAGATCATGGCGGCGCTGTATCTCAACCATCCCTATGGCCGGCCGGTAATTGGCTGGCGCCAGGAAATCGAGAAGCTCGACCGCGAGGATGCGTTGGCGTTCTACAAGCGCTTCTACGCGCCGAACAACGCGATCCTGGTGATCGCGGGCGATGTCGATGCCAAGGAAGTCCGCCCGATGGTGGAAAAAGCCTATGGCGGTATCCCGGCGCAGCCGGCCATTGCCGCGCAACGAATCCGCCCACAGGAGCCGGTGCCGGCGGCGCCGCGCACGGTGACGCTGTCCGATCCGCGCGTCGAGCAGACCAGCCTGCGGCGTTATTATCTGGTCCCCTCTTCCGCGACCGCTGCGGCCGGCGAAAGCCCGGCGCTCGACGTGCTCGCGCAACTGATGGGCGGCGGCTCCAACTCCTATCTCTATCGCGCACTGGTAATCGACCGTCAGCTCGCGATCAGTGCCGGCGCCGGTTACCAGGGGACCGCGCTGGATCCCTCGCAGTTCTCGATCTCGGTTTCGCCAAAACCCGGCGTGGAGTTTTCGCAGATCGAGCAGGTGATCGACGGCGTGATCGCGGAGGTCATCCAAAACCCGGCCCGCGCCGAGGATCTCGAGCGGGTCAAGACCCAGTTGATTGCGGAAGCGATCTACGCCCAGGACAACCAGGCCACGCTGGCGCGCTGGTATGGCGGCGCGCTGACCACGGGGCTTTCCATCGACGATATCAGGAGCTGGCCGGACCGGATTCGCGCCGTCACCGCCGAGCAGGTCCGTGACGCCGCGCAGAAATGGCTCGACAAGAAACGCTCGGTGACCGGCTATCTGATCAAGGATACCGCGCAAAAACGCGAGGAGAAGCGCTCGTGA
- a CDS encoding M16 family metallopeptidase yields MARQETLGDRLSDQGYRAKTRGEALVIRFSIPAQRLASTLIAGAVLLLLAASPSHAAAKIQRLVSPGGIEAWFVQDATVPLIAMEYAFAGGAAQDPAAKSGVGNMVASLLDEGSGDLDSKTFHERLERRAIELSFSSTRDYFRGSLRMLKDNKDEAFGLLHLALTSPHFDAVDVERIRAQVLSGLRRDTTNPTSLASRKFLELAFGDHPYGRQANGTLDSVPKIDVADMKDYVRRVIAKDNLRIAVVGDIDADTLGKLLDKTFGGLPAKASLAPIAEVEATKPPQRAFVPLDVPQTVVTFGGPGIRRHDPNFMAAYVVNHILGGGSSSRLYKEVREKRGLAYSVYESLLWMDRSALFIGNTGTRADRAGETVDAIEKEIRRIAEEGPTQKELDEAKSYLKGSQMLALDTSSKLAQALLQYQIDKLPIDYIEKRNALVDAVMLDDAKKAAQKLWGQGLLTVIVGRAPQAAAQPVVAPPKAN; encoded by the coding sequence ATGGCTCGACAAGAAACGCTCGGTGACCGGCTATCTGATCAAGGATACCGCGCAAAAACGCGAGGAGAAGCGCTCGTGATCCGTTTTTCGATTCCCGCGCAGCGCCTCGCATCCACCCTGATCGCCGGCGCCGTACTGCTGTTGCTGGCGGCGAGCCCGTCGCATGCCGCAGCCAAGATCCAGCGTCTGGTCTCGCCTGGCGGCATCGAGGCCTGGTTCGTGCAGGACGCCACCGTGCCGCTGATAGCGATGGAATACGCCTTCGCCGGCGGCGCCGCCCAGGATCCGGCTGCCAAGTCCGGCGTCGGCAACATGGTCGCCAGCCTGCTCGATGAAGGCTCCGGCGATCTCGATTCCAAAACTTTCCACGAGCGCCTCGAGCGCCGCGCCATCGAGCTGAGCTTCTCGTCGACCCGGGATTATTTCCGCGGCTCGCTCCGCATGCTCAAGGACAACAAGGACGAGGCTTTCGGCCTGCTCCATCTGGCGCTGACCTCGCCGCATTTCGACGCCGTCGATGTCGAGCGCATTCGCGCGCAGGTGCTCTCCGGGCTGCGCCGCGACACCACCAACCCGACTTCGCTGGCGAGCCGCAAATTTCTGGAACTGGCCTTTGGCGATCATCCCTATGGCCGACAGGCCAACGGCACGCTGGACAGCGTGCCGAAAATCGATGTCGCCGACATGAAGGATTACGTCCGCCGCGTGATTGCGAAGGATAACTTGCGGATCGCCGTGGTCGGCGATATCGATGCCGACACGCTCGGCAAGCTCCTGGACAAGACGTTCGGCGGACTGCCGGCCAAGGCCAGCCTCGCGCCGATCGCCGAGGTCGAGGCTACCAAGCCGCCGCAGCGCGCCTTCGTGCCGCTCGACGTGCCGCAGACCGTGGTGACGTTCGGCGGCCCCGGCATTCGCCGCCACGATCCGAATTTCATGGCCGCCTATGTCGTGAACCACATTCTCGGCGGCGGATCGTCGTCGCGGCTCTACAAGGAGGTGCGTGAAAAGCGCGGCCTCGCCTATTCCGTCTATGAATCCCTGCTCTGGATGGATCGCTCCGCGCTGTTCATCGGTAATACCGGCACCCGTGCCGACCGCGCCGGCGAGACGGTGGACGCGATTGAAAAGGAAATCCGCCGCATTGCCGAGGAAGGCCCGACCCAGAAGGAACTGGACGAGGCCAAGTCGTACCTCAAAGGCTCGCAGATGCTGGCGCTCGACACCTCTTCGAAGCTGGCGCAGGCGCTGCTGCAATACCAGATCGACAAACTGCCGATCGATTACATCGAAAAGCGCAATGCCCTCGTCGACGCCGTCATGCTGGACGACGCCAAAAAGGCGGCGCAGAAGCTGTGGGGCCAGGGCCTGCTCACCGTGATCGTCGGCCGCGCCCCGCAGGCTGCCGCGCAGCCGGTGGTGGCGCCGCCGAAGGCGAATTAG
- the arfB gene encoding alternative ribosome rescue aminoacyl-tRNA hydrolase ArfB, which produces MLRVSRDLAIDENDIEISFVRASGPGGQNVNKLATAAQLRFDTRKIALPEDAAVRLVRLAGQRMTKEGVIVIHAQRFRTQERNRADAIERLLELLREALIRPTPRRPTKPTFGSRQRRLEGKKRRSDVKAKRTARFDD; this is translated from the coding sequence ATGCTGCGGGTTTCCCGCGATCTCGCGATCGACGAAAACGACATCGAGATCAGCTTCGTCCGCGCCTCCGGCCCGGGCGGGCAGAATGTCAACAAGCTCGCGACCGCAGCGCAGCTCCGTTTCGACACACGCAAGATCGCACTGCCAGAGGATGCGGCCGTACGGCTGGTGCGGCTTGCCGGCCAGCGCATGACCAAGGAGGGCGTGATCGTGATCCACGCCCAGCGCTTCCGCACCCAGGAGCGTAACCGGGCCGACGCGATCGAGCGCCTGCTCGAATTGTTGCGCGAGGCCCTGATCCGCCCGACACCCCGGCGGCCAACCAAGCCGACCTTCGGATCGAGGCAGCGGCGGCTGGAAGGCAAGAAGCGGCGCAGCGATGTCAAGGCGAAACGCACGGCGCGCTTTGACGATTGA
- a CDS encoding RNA polymerase sigma factor, with the protein MNALAGTNRCDPSLVEAARGGDTAALVSLIAAAQPDIRRYAARNCRAADIDDAVQETLLLLYRRVGTLRAVTSFSAWLFAVARRACLRLLRRATGTTATPADDAGIRLAHLAPEDIRIDLSRAIQSLPDHYREVILLRDIEELSIDEIAGVLRLTRESVKARIHRARLMIREYLIRD; encoded by the coding sequence ATGAATGCGTTGGCTGGAACAAACCGCTGCGATCCTTCGCTGGTCGAAGCCGCGCGTGGCGGGGACACTGCGGCGTTGGTCTCGCTGATCGCGGCGGCCCAGCCTGATATCCGCCGTTATGCCGCGCGCAATTGCCGCGCGGCCGACATCGACGATGCCGTTCAGGAAACGCTGTTGCTGCTGTACCGGCGGGTCGGCACGTTGCGCGCGGTGACGTCGTTTTCGGCGTGGCTCTTTGCGGTCGCGCGCCGCGCCTGCCTTCGTCTACTGCGCAGGGCGACGGGGACAACGGCGACGCCGGCCGACGATGCGGGGATACGCCTGGCGCATCTTGCGCCGGAAGACATTCGCATCGACCTTTCGCGCGCCATCCAATCGCTGCCCGACCACTATCGCGAGGTGATCCTGCTGCGCGATATCGAGGAGTTGTCGATCGACGAGATCGCGGGTGTTCTTCGGCTGACACGCGAAAGCGTCAAGGCGCGCATCCACCGCGCGCGATTGATGATCCGGGAATATCTGATCCGCGATTGA
- a CDS encoding DUF2892 domain-containing protein: MFYRKNLPGWERAMRMVGGVAMIAYGLFGMPGTTAGYLIAGVGAVAIATGFFGFCPMCAMVGRRLPSP; this comes from the coding sequence ATGTTTTATCGCAAGAATTTGCCGGGCTGGGAGCGGGCGATGCGGATGGTCGGGGGCGTTGCGATGATTGCCTACGGGCTATTCGGCATGCCTGGCACGACGGCCGGTTACCTGATCGCAGGGGTCGGCGCGGTCGCGATTGCGACCGGGTTTTTCGGCTTTTGTCCGATGTGCGCCATGGTCGGCCGCAGGCTGCCGTCGCCATGA
- the mutL gene encoding DNA mismatch repair endonuclease MutL, translated as MPVRQLPEQVVNRIAAGEVVERPASVVKELVENAIDAGASRVDIFTDGGGRRRIGITDDGSGMTHGDLALAVDRHATSKLDDEDLLRIRTLGFRGEALPSIGAVAKLGITTRHTSEPHAWSLSVEGGLKSQIMPAALSQGTRVEVSDLFYATPARLKFLKTDRTEAEAIREVVRRLAMARPDIAFTLAGEERAPVTWAAALPGAADRLTRLGDILGHDFRSCAIEVRSEREGVMVEGFAAAPSLTRANALGQYLFVNGRPVRDKLILGAVRAAYSDYLPRDRHPVVALFVTLAPQEVDANVHPAKTEVRFRNAGLVRALIVHALKDGLAREGRRTAANTDGAALSAFRPSFAPRATNWDWRSSPAYPVRPSFEGAAATALAEAGQAAFDVGAPTADMRFEAQPSADLLDRPLGAARTQIHETYIVSQTRDGLIVVDQHAAHERIVYEKLKASLAKNGVQRQILLIPEIVELDEATVEKLLARAEELASFGLAIESFGPGAVAVRETPSLLGKTNAAALLRDLAEHMAEWDEALPLERRLMHVAATMACHGSVRAGRRLKPEEMNALLREMEDTPNSGQCNHGRPTYVELKLSDIEKLFGRR; from the coding sequence ATGCCCGTCCGCCAGCTCCCCGAACAGGTCGTCAATCGCATCGCTGCCGGCGAAGTGGTCGAACGTCCCGCGAGCGTGGTCAAGGAGCTCGTCGAAAACGCCATCGATGCCGGCGCCAGCCGCGTCGACATTTTCACCGATGGCGGCGGCAGGCGGCGGATCGGCATCACCGATGACGGCAGCGGGATGACCCATGGCGATCTCGCGCTTGCCGTCGACCGTCACGCCACCTCCAAGCTCGACGATGAGGATCTATTACGCATTCGCACGCTGGGCTTTCGAGGCGAGGCCCTGCCCTCGATCGGCGCCGTGGCGAAGCTCGGTATCACCACGCGCCATACGAGTGAGCCGCATGCCTGGTCGTTGTCAGTCGAAGGCGGTCTGAAATCGCAGATCATGCCGGCCGCGCTGTCGCAAGGCACCCGCGTCGAGGTCAGCGATCTCTTTTATGCAACACCCGCCCGGCTGAAATTCCTCAAGACCGACCGCACCGAGGCCGAGGCGATCCGCGAAGTGGTGCGGCGCCTTGCGATGGCGCGGCCCGACATCGCTTTCACCTTGGCCGGCGAGGAACGCGCGCCGGTGACCTGGGCCGCAGCGCTGCCAGGTGCTGCGGACCGGCTGACGCGGCTCGGCGACATCTTGGGTCATGATTTCCGCTCTTGCGCCATCGAAGTGCGCTCCGAGCGCGAAGGCGTCATGGTCGAGGGCTTTGCCGCCGCTCCCTCGCTGACCCGCGCCAATGCGCTCGGGCAATATCTGTTCGTCAACGGCCGCCCGGTCCGCGACAAGCTCATCCTCGGCGCAGTGCGCGCGGCCTATTCCGACTATTTGCCGCGCGACCGGCATCCGGTCGTCGCGCTGTTCGTGACGCTGGCGCCGCAGGAGGTCGACGCCAACGTGCATCCGGCCAAGACCGAGGTGCGGTTTCGCAACGCCGGGCTCGTTCGCGCGCTGATCGTGCATGCGCTCAAAGACGGCCTCGCCCGCGAGGGTCGGCGCACCGCTGCCAATACTGATGGTGCGGCGCTGTCGGCGTTCCGCCCCTCCTTTGCGCCGCGCGCGACCAACTGGGACTGGCGGAGCTCGCCGGCCTATCCGGTCAGGCCTTCGTTCGAAGGCGCGGCGGCAACGGCGCTCGCCGAAGCCGGGCAAGCCGCGTTCGACGTCGGCGCGCCAACCGCCGACATGCGCTTCGAGGCGCAGCCCTCTGCCGACCTGCTCGACCGGCCGCTCGGCGCGGCGCGGACGCAAATCCACGAGACCTATATCGTCTCACAGACCCGCGACGGCCTCATCGTCGTGGATCAGCACGCCGCGCATGAGCGCATCGTCTACGAAAAGCTGAAGGCGTCACTGGCGAAGAACGGGGTGCAGCGGCAGATATTGCTGATCCCCGAGATCGTCGAACTCGATGAGGCCACCGTCGAGAAGCTGCTGGCGCGCGCCGAGGAACTCGCCTCGTTCGGCCTTGCGATCGAATCCTTCGGTCCCGGCGCGGTGGCGGTGCGCGAGACGCCGTCGCTGCTCGGCAAGACCAACGCCGCGGCGCTGTTGCGCGATCTCGCCGAGCACATGGCTGAATGGGACGAGGCACTGCCGCTGGAGCGCCGCCTGATGCATGTCGCCGCCACCATGGCCTGCCACGGCTCGGTCCGCGCCGGGAGACGCCTCAAGCCGGAAGAAATGAATGCGCTCTTGCGCGAGATGGAAGACACGCCGAATTCCGGCCAGTGCAACCACGGCCGGCCGACCTACGTGGAATTGAAGCTGAGCGATATCGAGAAGCTTTTCGGGCGGAGGTAG
- the rsmD gene encoding 16S rRNA (guanine(966)-N(2))-methyltransferase RsmD: MRVVGGRLKGRNLASPSSQAIRPTADRLRESVFNILIHAYENPIEGARVLDLFAGTGALGIEAVSRGANFTLFVDNGAEARALLRNNVEALGLGGVTKVYRRDATNLGPAHPVEPFSLVFLDPPYGKGLAEKALASLRDGGWLTSGALVVVEESKAAAFAAPEGFEELERRAYDDTEFVFLRGR; this comes from the coding sequence ATGCGTGTCGTCGGTGGACGATTGAAGGGCCGTAATCTGGCCTCGCCATCATCGCAGGCGATCCGGCCGACGGCGGATCGCTTGCGCGAGTCGGTGTTCAACATCCTGATCCACGCTTACGAGAACCCGATCGAAGGCGCGCGCGTGCTCGACCTGTTCGCCGGCACCGGCGCACTCGGCATCGAGGCGGTATCGCGCGGAGCTAACTTCACGCTGTTTGTTGACAACGGCGCCGAAGCGCGCGCGTTGTTGCGCAACAATGTCGAGGCGCTGGGGCTCGGCGGCGTGACAAAAGTCTATCGCCGCGACGCCACCAATCTCGGCCCGGCGCATCCGGTCGAGCCGTTCTCGCTGGTGTTCCTCGATCCACCCTATGGCAAGGGTCTCGCGGAGAAGGCACTGGCCTCGCTCCGCGATGGCGGCTGGCTGACGTCGGGGGCGCTAGTGGTGGTGGAGGAGTCGAAGGCTGCGGCGTTTGCGGCGCCTGAAGGATTCGAGGAATTAGAGCGGCGCGCCTATGATGACACGGAGTTCGTGTTTTTGCGGGGCAGGTGA